The sequence below is a genomic window from Lytechinus pictus isolate F3 Inbred chromosome 6, Lp3.0, whole genome shotgun sequence.
ttttactggtccagttaaaaatcaactggtccagtaaacatatactggaaaccagtaaaaatctactggaaaccatttattggaccagtaacaccagtttgatgaaaaacaatttaactggtattactaattgcttcaactggaatgcaattgttggaactggtctccagttgatttttactggtccagttaaaaattcactggcccagtaaaaatatactggaaaccagtaaaattcaactggaaaccagtaaaaattcttactggtcttactggtttttccttctgggttttcagtgtccaaaaggggagagttgttcatctgtgacatcatagatcttggtcgcattgccaattggaggatctccatagcattagtgatctcgacattcaaatgctcataactcttctattgctagtcctattttactcaaacttttgttgatcttattctttgatttttctgctttcacaaaagctaacttgctccaagagtttcattctcctttaaagagaaattccagtagttgcagtaaacactgatttcatgagaaagtctgtaaaaccaggcttaattgtcagtatatcatcgaggatctagatctggtacagttacataaactgaactttgtgaaatcttgaaatctacgctgaaaaatgttcagactgaacttccccaacacagataagcgcacgtgggacagtgtataattattgctttgagcgtcgggcccgacgctctacccgaatcctgtgcttatttgctgatttctcagcaattatacaatttcttccagaatcctttggcacatgcgttttatttatacaaacagacactttggtggtcatttcattggattctgtacgaactcattttgatatcgttaccaaaactagcatttacctttaaacacCCTTCATGACAAAAGGCAACAAGAAGTCTTTGTCCGAAACTTGTGACATTAAatcagcagtttcgtcctgaaCTCCGCACAAACGGcataatgaatattattttttttgtcagctctAAAACCTAGGActaaactgctgttccggttcatcaattgtcgacaaagacctcccacaTTTCCTCTGTCCTTTGACGGGCATTTACAATATATTAACAGTGTTCTTTAATGTGTCGTGTGAACGACCACTCTGTAGATTTGTGCACAGGGTAAAATTATGTTCACATTgttaaatttcatttgtattgaacAGTCCAAATCACATCTTTACATACAGTAGTCAACAGTGTGAACACATTCTGAATGCTCACACTGAAGAGATGTCTATACTGAGTGAAATAATCTCTACGGCTACACTGCATAATTTCAGTAATGTGAACGCATATTCACGAAATCCACGACATGTACATACTGGGAACAATTGATACTTTTAGAGGTGTGAAATAAATATTCACGGAATTGTATACTTTTATAACGTGTACACATATTAGCATAATCCACAATGTGAACATATATTCACATAATCCATAGTATGAACATATATTCACATAATCCACAATGTGAATGCGAAAATGTATTGACATAATCCACAATGTGAGCATATATCGACATAATCCACAATGTGAACATGTATTCACATAATCCGGAatgtgaacatatatatttacataatcTACAGTGTGAACATATATTCACATAATCCAGTGTGGACATATATTCACATAACGCACAGGGTGaacattaattttattcagATAATCCACAGTGTGAACAATATTCACATAATACACAGTGTGAACACTCCCACTGCATATGTTACAGGAAGAGAAATTATCTTATGGTTTTGGCCTGGTTAAACTGGATGCTTTTGTGCGACTCACTTCTCCACATAATCCACAGTGTGAACATATAATTATTCACATAATCCACAATGTGAACACATATTAACATAATCCACAATGTGAAAATTCATTGACATATTAATCCAAAATGTGAACATAAATTGACATAATCCACAATGTGAACATATATTCACATAATCCGGAATGTAAACATGTATTAACATAATCCACAGTGTGGACATATATTCTCATAATCCATAATGTTAACATGTTAACATGTATTCACATAATCCACAATGTGAACATGTATTCACATaatccacagtgtgaaaatatattcacatAAAAATAATCCACAATGTGAACATGTATTCACTTAATCAACAATGTGAACGCACGATGAACACTCACACTGCATATGTAACAGAAAGTGAAATTATCTTCACGGTTTTGGCTTGGTTAAGCTGGATCATTTTATGTGAATCCCTTCTTCACATAGTCCACtgtatgaacacactgtgaacacattgtgaataCAAAGTGAACACACTTAACACATTATAAAGACACGGAAAACACAGTGAATTTACGGTAAATACACTGTAGTCACACTGAGCACACAGTaaacacactgaacacactgtaaacacaccgGACACACTataaacacactgtaaacacactcactgtgaacacactctAAACATACTGAACACACCATGAACACACcgtgaacacactgaacacactataaaagcaaactaaaacactgtgaacacactgtgaccaCACCGTGATCACAGTGTCAACACACTGAACACACCTTGTAAACATTGTGAACACGCTGAACACATAGTAAATACACTGCACAAACTGTAAACACACTAGACAATCTGTGAACACACTTTAACACATTGTTAAAACAACATAAAGACACAGAAAACACTTTGAATACACGGTAAACACACTGTAATCAACTGTgaatacacagtaaaaacattgTAGTTACACAGTGAACACACAGTAAATATAGTGTAAACACACTTAATATACcgtggaggcgcgatagctcagtcggtagagcgggggatttgTATTCCGATGACCAAGATTCGAtacccacttggtgcgctagtgcccctTGGTAAGGCATAAATCCTCGTAGCCAGGGCCTTTGGgtaggaccttaagccgtcggtcctctggttgcttgcttacaagcattcatgctttcttagcaatcgggTAAGAAAATCCCCACCAAAACACAAATAACACACTAAACACAGTAAACAAACTTGATACAATGGAAACAAATATATCACACtttaaacacactgtgaacacagtACACACACAGTAAATACAGTGTAAACACATTGAACATATCGTGAAAACACAGTTAACACACCAAACACACAGTAAACACACTGTATACAATGCAAACAAATATATCACACtttaaacacactgtgaacacatgagtacacacactgtgaacacaccgtGATCACAGTGTAAACACATCGTGTAaacatgtgaacacactgtgaacacgctGAACACATAGCAAATACACTGCACAAATTGTAAACACACTGAACACACGCTAGACAAACTGTGAACACACTTAAaaacactgtaaacacactgaacACAGTCTAAAGACACAGAAAACACTTTAAATGCACGGTTAACACATGGTGATCAAACTGTAAAAACACAATAAATACATTGTAGTCACACATGAAACAAACAGTAAATacagtgtgaacacactgacCACACCGTGAACACCGTGTAAACACACTGAACACACCGTGAAAATACTGTGAACAGACTGTGAACACGCTGAACACATAGTAAATACACTgcacacactgtaaacacactgaacACACCGTAAAGACACTGTAGCCATGCTGTAATACACTGCGAACACACTATaaacacactgaacacactcACTGTGAACACATAGTAAACACAATGAACACACCGCGAACACACGGTGAACTCACTGTGTGCCACTGCGTTTATCCTGTAggacatgtaaaaaaaaagagaaaagaaaatgcaaGAGACATAACAAGAAATATGCTTGCTAAATTATTAGCATTTTATTAAATTCTAAATAAAAAGCCTCTTAGTTTCAGCGTTGTatattaaaatagaaataaatttcagttttatATCCACTCATACATGACACAAGAAAATGTTGTTCTAATTACAATTCAGTATCACCAATATTGGGGgactttttcaaataaaagaacagTCTAAACTACACTTGCCCAATTGAATTGTTAAAAATCGGCCTCCTGGTCTGACAGCCTTGCAGTGATATTCTGTTCTTCAATATTAGTTTTTACCACCTTTCTCCGAAATTTCATGTCCCTTGTTTTACCCCCAAAACTAAGAATTCTCTTTCTAGAAAGAGctatataaaaatcaataaacagaAAGAAGGGTTGCAAACTTTTAAAATGCTTTAGCTGTCTCTCGATATACTACATCAAACTTGGATTTTGATTACGAGCGATATACTATAAAAACCTGGAAACTCACAAAACACTAGATACAACTGATTATAAGAACCCGACTATAATCACTTCAAATAAAGAGATAAAGCGATACATAATCGATATCCAATCGATATCTAATCTGTCATGATACATGTAAAAATTAACGCAAACGCAGCATTTTGGTAACATTTAATTAAGCTACATAATAATATTGAAGTTCTATAggaattatgaaagaaaaatccaatGTGTCAATGTTACCAAACCAATCAGTTGCCAACATTTAAGTAAGAtttaggcaattttttttgaatTGTGCTACTTATTTATAATCTTATGTCCCTAGGCATTATTTACATAAGTGGTAATTTTAAGCCTCCCAATTATTACTAAATATatcctttaatcaaatatttctTTCAGTGTAACCAAACTTATCTTTTCAATAACTAGTAGACATATTATGTTCCAACAGTTGCCAACTTATTTCTTCTGTAATCTTATGCCATTTGGTATTAGTACATAAATGGACATAGTCGATGCTACAACTCTGCTAATACAACCTTCCGTATAAATGtacaaatatatgtatatatataatatatttctgaagtggacctcccccccccaaaaaaaaaaaaaaattgtcaaaccattaacataatttataattttttgtaaacatTTCCCCCAAACCATTTCAGTAAAGCACAGACCATATAGACAACTGAACTTTGTACCTTCTTCTCTGGCGGAAAGTTCGGCATTGAACATTGACATAATCCATGGTTGGATAAGTAATAAAAGATCCCCAAATTTCAGTTATTATACCAAATTGGTAACGAGTTGGTACGGTCTGCGAATTACAAAGGATAATCACCGTTTGCATGTTTTTTAGACAAAATCTCATGGTGCACCGCGAATAGTGCAAAAGTGTATTAACCACGATCACTGAATGAGTTTATATCAAGCTGAAAAGAATCAGCCATCTGGAAGTCAACTCCATAAGGAAATAACACATATCCCCTTTATACACAAAACCCCACCACAAACACACACTCTGAAACACATTACGGTGCGGTATAGGAATAAACTTCCAGTAGTGTTCCCCCCGGAATTTCATCTTTATACAACAATTACTGTGCCATGCCTTTACCCTTTTAGATAGGATACCCCCCATAAGAAAAGAGGGCTTTAGGAGTATAAGTCAGAGTATTCTGAACTTCCAATAGACACAAGAATAGTACAATTATGATAGAAAGGGGCATTAAAACCCGCgatttaaaaatgataaaatgtctACAAAGGGGTCAGTTGACATCTTTGTCGATGGAACCAACATGTGAATACTTACGAGACTTGTGGAAAATAAAAGGCACAATTattaaaaaagtgaaagaaCGTGAAGTGAATGGCATTAAATCAATTTGGAATTCCACAAGATGCTATcaccctccccccaccccctttccTCGCGTCTCTTTCGTAGCCTCGTGAAGCGATCGTGACGTCACAATAGACGTTTATGGGATAGCGCGTCCATTCTTGACCATCTGCACTTCGCGTGCCAGCTGGCAGGTGGCGCAATAGCCACAGAAGGTCATGCAAACACAGTCGTTCATCAGGTTGCCCTGTATATGGAGATATAACCCGGGGAATAGTATAGATAGAGGAATCTAATGTCAAAttatatctgattttttttccccctttaacagggttttattttactttgaaaaCCGATTccaaatataattttacaatataaattacactcatttgcatattggAGATAAACGAATATGAACACCATTATGTTATAATTCATCACAATCGTTAGCACAATGTATAGCTTTAGGTTATTGAAGTTATTTTACGAGGACTGCACATAATGTACTATCTCATAAATTTGAAGAGTTAAACATTAAAGGACTCTAAATACTATTTCAAGAAGAAGAGAATAAAAAACGGAAAATCTATGTTAAAAACTCATCTTTTCGTTAAATAGATCATCCTTAGCATATGCGGCTTCAACTGTCTACTTTCAACTGTTAAcatgtataatttgattttagctgacatttcttgtcttcctatgtattttccttaagcgcttagagacattctttgtgataagcgctatataaatgatgttaattattaattattattattattaagaaccTGTTATAAAATCATCCTGAATTTCCGTTTTACTTTGATTATAATAGTTTTAactaatataaaaatatactgAAACCTTGGATGACCATTTGATGTCATTTCTAGTCTGAAATGGTATTCAGTAGTGCTTGGACTCTTATGTTATGGACTTCCAAATGCCACAAACTATACCACCCGATTTTTGTAGCTTGTTGAAAGTTTAAAccaatattaaataaaaaattaacacTCCACGATAGTATTATAATGGAGTCATTGTATTGGATAATGATTCCCTTTAAAACCTCCCCGGAAATTAAAAGAGAACGAAACCAAAAGCAAATTAAAGAAGACAAACATACACATCCACCGAAGACAACAgcgacaaaaataaataaaccaaaaaaaaaacacgaatcAAAACAAACAAAGATTCTGATATAATAAACATCAAAGCCACAGgtgtattgattttttgtttgagGGGCGCCACCAAAATTTGATTATTGATAGGAAGGGGCGGGAGCAATTCTATTgcataaacaatttttaattaTTCTCCTTGAATTTCTGCGTGTAAATGCTGTGAAAACAAGCTTGTAGTCAGACAGGTGACAACTATATTTTCACTCAGTTACTTGTCCTCGCTCACTCCcgaatttcattatgctcctgttGTAAATGCCCACCACCATGCCCCCCGTAGGTTGGTCTTTTTATTGTCTCGGGGCTTCCCTCTTGAAAACCCGTTTTCGTTTAAATGTTATCTGTTATATTTGTCATGTTcctttattttgtgttttcaatCCCGTAGAAACTTTGTACATTGTGATTTTGgatgatttatttcaatgaaaaaataaatgaaaaacataTATAATTTCACACTCGGGAAGTTATCAAAGAGCCTGAATTCAAAGATAACTTACATTGATGTTGTGGCGTGAACGTACAACTGCACGCATGGAGATGAGAGCGGACGGGATGCACATAGGCACGCAACAGGACTCATCCATATCCGCGGCCAGCATGCAAGGATAACTGGGCACACATATCGCACACAGACCTACAACATACAACAGAGATCCAAAAGTGTTTTTTTCTCACCGTAGATAGCCGTAGATGTAACtatattactattttttaaatgaggTATTGACCTGTCCTATTTATCTTATTACCGTGACAAACTTTCATTATTAAAATGACCTTTAttacaatttatttattataattgtcatcattatgCTAATTGCAGACTacacatcatgaatattcacaaaaaaaGAATCGTAAAGCTAAAATAATTTGCGACAATCATTAAGTTCGTCAACTTGCTTATTGTGATAATTCTTACGCTTATAATCATTAACAAGGTTTctggtgtgtgtttcataaagctgtccgtAAGTTTAGAGCGACTTCAAGAACGACTAGTGATCCTTCTTGTACGGTTGTGAATGGTTCATTGGCGATGAATCaacgcataagaaaggttcaccggTCGCTCTTAACAGCTTTAGGAAAGATGTGAGATGaggtgagatttaaaaaaaatacacaatgtGAAGAAATTTAACCTTATTCAGAGACTTCACATTCTGTGGTATTAAACGATAATTaggggacaaaaaaaaaatcgtaggaaatgaaagtgggggggggggggggtgaggtatGACTTTCGACAACGACTTACAAATGGTCATATCGTCACAGCATGCGAACAACTCCGTAGTCCAGTCACGTGCTGGCCCGCGAGGCATCATGGGATTGCCAATCACTTGAGTCACCTAGTTTGACGTAACAATAAATTCATGAttcaattattcatttgttattgttttttattcatttttatcattcacAGTAGgcaaattaaaatattgatattgatttatttactttatttactgtaagtcatattaataataacaacctTTTGAACGATTCCCATACGGTTTCAGATCAAATTCATCTTGTGATATGGCACTTATTGACCTCCAGGATCATCTCCTTAATAATATGGATAAAAACTTACATTAATTTGGTATATTTCTTGATCTTAGTAAAGCGTTTGAGGTAattaattacaatattttactttctaaacTTTATAATTTTGGTATACGCGGTGTTGCGTTTAAGTGGTTTAAGGATTATTTATCTGATCGTTTCAATTATACTGCATATAAAAATGCTGTCTTTCATCATGAGagccagaggcgtcgatcctgggggggggggggggggggcaggggggcgatcgccccaccaatgaaaatatgggggggggggcaaacatatcattttgcccccccattaattccggatatgcattaaaaaaaacaagattgtaatgttcagcaagcgagattgagatacacaactcgatctttatttaaaatcgtgctcaaaatgtccgcttttcagattggaatataaaaattttcagctcgcgcttcgcgctcgcatcatttctgtagcaaaaacccatacttttcatgattaaattggtgaatgtaaatgtcccattttcagttctaagcctcaaaagaactgcttcaatttgcaatcatcttttcttggatatatagcttgttctttatcaaaaacgtccagtaaactgtatttttttcagaacgaaatatcaaaattttcagctcgcgcttcgcgctcgcatctattctcttttagatacaaatcttaatcattggtaccaaaaatgcttagaatatcaagttttcagctcagaatataaagaaatttgagctcactctcggcactcgtactatctgtgtagtgagatacgtgtctgtgtctcatgagtcatacatatatatagatatatacatatatatatatatatatatatatatatatatatgtgtgtgtgtgtgtgtgtgtgtgtgtatatataatatacatatatatatatgtatgtgtgtgtgtgtgtgtgtgtgtgtgggtgtgtgtgtgtgtgtgggtgggtgggtgttttgtacgatcgagcgcctttggaacgttaatgatttcgcccccccccaatctgaaaaatggatcgacggtGTGGAGTCCCCCAGGGCTCCACACTGGGCCCTCTCttgttttaatatatatatcaatgatttatgcaatgttactattttttttttcattttgtcctctTTGCAGATGACACAAACTTAATTGCTTCCAATTTTGACTTTGATATTCTtgtgaaaaatacaaatgaagaaTTAATTGAGATTACGAATGGGTTCCAAGCCAATGAATAAGTAATAACTTATGAAAAGACAACCTTTATGTATTTTAGTAAAGATCATATTAAACATTGTATTTCAGATGTTAATATATTCATGCATGGAATCCCTTTGAGTACTTCGACAACTACAAAATTTCTTGGAATTACTTTAGATGACTCATTATCCTATAACAACCATCGGTCTATTATATCcaataaaattgcaaaaatactGGTATTCTTTTTAAACTAAATAGCTTTTTGCCACAGAAAGAGTTGTTTACGATTTATAATAGTCTTACCTTACCTTATCTCCAACATTGCAATATTGTTTGAGCAAATACTGGAAAAACAACATTGGAACCCTTTCATAAATTGCATAAGAAAATTCTAATATGTACGAATTCACCTTTTAGATCTCATTCACGACCTTTATTTATATATGACATTCATAAATTGCAGCTTGCATCTGTATTGTTCCGACCAGTTAGCAACATAATCCCTTCTAACATCTCCCAGATGTTTCTCATAAATCGTTCAGTTCATTCTCATGATACTCGGTCAAGCAATAAATTTCATTATCCTTAAAAAAGTTAAAACCCAAATTCTACTTAATTCATTAAGGCATCGTGGTCCTCGTATATGGAACAATCTTTACTACATTAACTTCATTTAAAGCCATGTTAAAAAACTTGTATAAAGTGAATATTAAAAACTTTTTCTGCCTAATTCCACACTTTCCCCGACTGTCCCCCGTCCCCCTTGTATGTATGCTGGTGATTGCTGATGCtgtgtgtatatttttcatttgattttcatatgaatttttttcttgttttacgAGGAGCTACAACTCACAAGTTCTTATGAACTTTTCAAtagttttcctttttctcttttacatgtaattttcattcttgtacctattgtatattgtttttttttatattggtgagaaataaataaattggactgtaattgaacttgaatttatttaagaaaatactgaaatttgattttttgtaataaaattgttCGTATGGATGAAAAAACACAcccagagagaaagaaaataaaaagagaacttCGTGCAGACACGTTCAATACATTAGTGACTGAGGAGCGTTGTGGCGATTGATTAGTCTCCCAACTTTGAAACGGAGTGCcgagggttcgaatcccaaccatggtgtattttccttcagcaagaaatagaTCCACATCATGCTgtactcgacccaggtgaggtgaatgggtactcgGTCGGATTTATTCCTTGACCGCTTTGGCGCCTACACGACGCCTTAGCTACTTCCGGAGAAATGTTATGATACCAAACATCACGCAAAGTGCGCTACATAACttgacatattattattatcattattattactgcaAATTCGTGATCTATTTCATCTCTTGGGGagaaaatataatacatgattTCATGGAAATTGGAAGAAATTAAGATGGTACTTCTGGGCTCCGTTgtacaaagattagcgatcaatcctACGCTTGAATTTCACGATTAATTGTCCATTGTAGCCAATGCAAtcaatggaagaaaaaaaaaatgttccaacgatcattgctaagcgtTGTGTTACGGGGCTTtggcctttttatttttcactattCTGAAGCACCAATCAATGATTTTCAagagcgattttttttctaggcTTTATTTTGATAGCAAATCAGAGTCAAAAGTGAGAAAGAAGGGCCTTGGAGCTTATGTTTTAAGGTCAACTTAATGTTCCCCTGTGCCTTTAATAACTTGCTTTTTGTAAATTTCCTTCATCTGCAGTTTTGTTGACAACGTAATACGAGAATGGTTGAAAGAACCTTTAGGTATTGATATCCGTGTCTCATCATCTCTAACCGTTTATCCCACTTAGCATCATACCCTcctccattttattcattttggatCTCCATGGAAACGGGGTTGCCACGGATACCACAAACACGTCGTGGCGTCGTggcgtcgtggcccagtggattagtctccggactttgaaacagaggtcgagggttcaaatcccagccatggcgtaatttccttcagcaaggagtgtgctgcactcgacccaggtgaggtaaatgggtaccggcaggaagtaattcctcaaaaaagaTGTGTGCaccgaataggtagcctagcttagccgggtaataatagcaggtgcccgctgggagaacagttttcggaactgaagtggctaccctgggtaaatatacctttattattagtattattattattattataaacaccACATAATCTATTTACATTCATGGATCTCAGTAATCATCGCATTTCGATTGTGGCGCAGTCATACTGCGGAGGCGGACTCCAGATCGATCAAAGATATTATGTGATTTACAATGCAATATCATGGGTTGGTGTAGGGTTAATTGGTTTCCACGGTCTTTAGGGTGTGTCTGAAGATTACCCTTActaggccccgtcttacaaagagttacgattgatccgatcaaccgcAACTATGGAGAAACCATGTAGCAAAACTATGTAGAAAAAATAGGACATTTAGTGGATTGCCAGAAAGTTgggattgatcggatcaatcgcaactctctgCAAGACGGGGCCCCGCACTCACCAATACTCGTTGGTATCATGATACCTGCTTTTTCATGCCACTTGTACAGAATAAAAAGAAGTggtaataaatagataaattcaTGCCCTCCAGCCGCCAGTGGCACATATCGCATATAAAGGGACGGCATCATGAAATtttgatagggggggggggcattacgATCTTAGATAACGccatatttctatatatattttttttttacaaaggaggATTATATTAGTAGAATTAATA
It includes:
- the LOC129262980 gene encoding cornifelin homolog, encoding MQAYPQGQQPVLNQPTVTVQPAAQTVIQVTQVIGNPMMPRGPARDWTTELFACCDDMTICLCAICVPSYPCMLAADMDESCCVPMCIPSALISMRAVVRSRHNINGNLMNDCVCMTFCGYCATCQLAREVQMVKNGRAIP